CCCCGAAAAAGGCGCCGCGTGCGCGCGCCCGCGTTTAATGGCGCTCAATCGCGCTTAATCTGTCGCACGCTCGAGCCGCAGCGAGGCCACGGCGGCCGCGGCCTCGCGCGCCGCGAGGTGGGCCTCGTCCCATCGCACCGCGCGAAATCGAACGACATCCCCACGCCGTGCCTGCGCCACCAAGCGTAGATCCGCCCGCACGATGGCGGCGATCTTTGGATAGCCTCCGGCGGTCGGCCCGTCCGCCATGATCACGATGGCCTGGCCGCCCGACGGCACCTGGATCGCGCCCGGCATCAGGCCGTCGGACAGCAGTTCCGCGACCGACCGGTGCCCGAGCTGCGGGCCGTCCAGCCGGTAGCCGACCCGATCGGCGTGCACGCCCGGCGAGAACTGCTGCTCGAGCAGCGCCCCCACCGCCGCGTCCGTAAAATAGGATTCTTGCGGACCGAGGACGGCGCGCACCGTGCAGGCGCCGCCGACCGGCGGCCGCACCCGCGCCGGCAGGCGAAGCAGCGCCCCCGGCGCACGCCGTTCGCACGCGAGCAGATCGCCGTCCGCAAGACGCCGCCCACCGTATCCGCCGAGGTCTCCGCGCACGTAGGTCGCGCGGCTGCCGAGTGCCGGGGGCACGTCGATGCCGCCCGGGACGGCGACGTAGGCCCACTGCCCGGCCCGCGGCGCGCCGAACTCGAGCACATCGCCCTCGCGCAGCGGAATCGCGGTCCATCCCGGCACGGGCCGGCCGTTCACGGAGGGCGAGAGATCGGCCCCGGTGATTGCGACGGCGGTTCGCCTGGCCGCCACGAGACGGGGACCCGGGGCCGTGCACTCCAGCGCCGCCGCGCCCGGCGAATTCCCGAGCAGCAGGTTGGCGATCCGCAGCGACAGCGGATCCATCGCACCGCTCTGAGGCAGGCCGAAGCGCCGGTAGCCGGGTCGTCCGAAATCCTGCACGGTCGTCCACAGGCCGCCCCGCTCGACGACAAAATCCGGGGACGCCGGGACCGGTGGAGGGGCCGGGCTCTCGTCCGCCGGCGCGCGCAGATCGTACTCGCGCGCGCTGATCGCCACAAACCGCGCGCGGTCGCCCGCGTCGAGCAGAAACGGCGGCTCGCGCGTGGGATCGTAGATGCGCAGCGGCGTGCGGCCGAGGAGGCGCCACCCGCCGGGACTCGCCACCGGATAGACGCCGGTCTGCTGGCCCGCGAGGGCGACGGTGCGCTGGGGCACGTAGGTGCGCGGCGACCGGAGCCGGGGCACCCGGAGGGTTTCCGGCAGCGTGCCCATGTACGGGAAGCCCGGGCTGAACCCCAGCATGTAGACGCGATACTCCCGGCCTGTGTGCGCGGCGACGACCGCCTCTTCCGTGAGCCCGACTTCGGCCGCGAGCGACGCCAGATCCGGTCCGTGGACTCCGCCGTAGGCCGTCGGCAGCTCCACCACGCGCCCGGCCGGCAGCGACGACGGGTCGGCGCGGGGCACCGCGGCGAGGAGCGCCTCGCGGACGGCGCCCGCCGTCGTGCGCAGCGGGTCGAACACGACGAGCAGCGAGCGGTACGTGGGCAGCGTCTCCACCACGCCCGGCAGGTGCTCGGCGTCGACCACGCGCCGGAGCGCGAGCACCGCGGCGTTGGCGGCGTCGGAGATCTCGTCGCCGCCGAACTCGACGACGACGCCGCAGTCCCCGAGCGGCAGGAGGCGCGGCGTGGTGACCGGCACTTAGGCGACGGCGGGCGGTTCCGCCTTCGGATACGAGCCGAGCACCCGCAGCATCGAGGTATGGCGCCGGAGGTCGGCGAGCGCCGCGCGCATTGCGTCGTCGTCGACGTGGCCGTCTACGTCGAGGTAGAAGACGTACTCCCACGGGCGCTGCCGGCCCGGCCGGGATTCGATCTTGGCCACGTTGATGCCGCGGGTGGCGATCGCCCCGATCGCCTGGTAGAGCGTGCCGGGCCTGTTCTCGACGACGAACACGATCGAGGTCTTGCTGCGCTGCGCGCGGGGCGCGGGCCGGGGATCCAGCACGAGAAAGCGGGTGTAGTTGTTGGGATTGGTCTCGATGCCCTCGGCGAGCACGTGCAGACGGTAGATATCCGCGGCCCGCCGGGGGGCGATCGCCGCCGCCCCGGCGGGCCGCCGCTCCGCCACCATCTTCGCGCTGCCGGCCGTGTCGCCGTAGACCACCGGCTCGATCCCGTGCGTTCTCAAGAATGCGTCGCACTGCGCGAGCGCCTGCGGATGAGAGTACGCTCGCGTGATCTGCTCGAGCGCCAGGCCGGGCGGCGCCATGAGGTAATGCCGGACCCGCAGGTCGTACTCGCCGACGATGTACAGGTCGTGCCCGAGCAAGAGATCGTAGGTCTCGTTGATGCTGCCGGCCTGCGAATTCTCCACGGGCACGACGGCGCCGTCGGCGCGGTGCGACACGACCGCGTCGAACGTCTGCACCAGATCGGGACACGGCACGGGCTCGGCCTGCTCGCCGAAAACCCGGAAGACGGCCTCTTCGCTGTTAGCGCCCCGCTCGCCCTGAAAGGCGACGCGCACGACGACTCCCCCCTTCCGCCCCGCCTTCGTCCCAGGCGGCGACGAGCGTCCGGACCGAGCGCACCGCGCCGCCGCTCGTGTACACGCGCGGGACGCGGGAGGCGACGCGCACCAAGAGCTCCCACGCGATGGTCTGCGCGGCCGCGGCGACCTCTTCCACCGGAAGCGCCGGTCCCCACAGCTCGACGTCGTCCCCCCGCCGCACGACGAGATCGCCGGCGTCGACGGTGAGCTGATCCATGCTGATCCGCCCCGCGATCGGAACGCGGCGCCCGGCCAGCGCCACCGCGGCCGACCGCCAGGCCAGCCGGGGGTACCCGTCCGCGTAGCCGAGCGGCACGGTCGCGATCGTCGTCTCCCGGCCGGCCCGGTATTCGCGGCCGTAGCCTACCGCCGTCCCGGCCGAGACGCGCTTCACCTGGACGACCCGCGCGCAGAGGCGCATCGCCGGCCGTAGCGGCACGCGCGCGCCGAGATGCGCGGCGGGCGAGATGCCGTACGCGGCGATGCCGCAGCGCACGAGATCGAAATGCGCCTCCGGCAGCGCGATCGTCCCGGCGCTGTTGGCCGCGTGACAGAGGAGCCCGCTGAACCCGGCCTCGCGCAGCGACGCCACGACGCCCGAAAACGCCGCCGCCTGTTCCCGGGTCGGCGTCAGGTCGGGGTCGTCGGCGGCGGGGAAGTGGGTGTAGCATCCCTCGAGCGCGACCCCCGGAAGATCCGCGATCGCGCGGGCCAGCGCCGGCGCGTCCGCCGGCACACACCCGGCGCGGCCCATCCCCGTGTCGACCTTGAGATGCACGCGCGCCGCGCGGCCCGACGACGTCGCCGCCCTGCTCAGCGCCCGCGCCCCATCCAGATCCGCAACGCCCGCCGCGAGGTCCAGCGCAACGATGCGCACCGCCTCCTCGGGCATCGTGAGGTCGAGCAGCACCACCGGCTCGCGGAGCCGCGCGCGGCGAAGCTCCTCTCCTTCGTCCACCGTCGCGACGCCGAACCCCCACGCGCCCGCCGACGCGGCGGTCCGCGCCACCTCCACCGCGCCGTGCCCGTAGGCGTTCGCCTTCACCACCACCATGAGACGCGCCGGGGCGACGAGAATCCCGCGGAGCGCGCGGACGTTGTGCTGGATCGCGTCGAGGTCGATCTCCGCCCAGCCGGCCCGCAGCCCCTTATCGGACATCCGTGATGCCCTCGTCGACCGATCCGGCGCGCACCTGGCGAAGCGCGCGCGGCACGGCGTCGGCCACTTCGTGCGAGAGGAGACCGAGCTCGCCGGGGGCGGCGAGGTCGCCGGCCAGCCCGTGGAGGTAGGCGGCGCACACCGCC
This DNA window, taken from bacterium, encodes the following:
- the alr gene encoding alanine racemase, which codes for MSDKGLRAGWAEIDLDAIQHNVRALRGILVAPARLMVVVKANAYGHGAVEVARTAASAGAWGFGVATVDEGEELRRARLREPVVLLDLTMPEEAVRIVALDLAAGVADLDGARALSRAATSSGRAARVHLKVDTGMGRAGCVPADAPALARAIADLPGVALEGCYTHFPAADDPDLTPTREQAAAFSGVVASLREAGFSGLLCHAANSAGTIALPEAHFDLVRCGIAAYGISPAAHLGARVPLRPAMRLCARVVQVKRVSAGTAVGYGREYRAGRETTIATVPLGYADGYPRLAWRSAAVALAGRRVPIAGRISMDQLTVDAGDLVVRRGDDVELWGPALPVEEVAAAAQTIAWELLVRVASRVPRVYTSGGAVRSVRTLVAAWDEGGAEGGSRRARRLSGRAGR
- the pxpB gene encoding 5-oxoprolinase subunit PxpB, whose product is MPVTTPRLLPLGDCGVVVEFGGDEISDAANAAVLALRRVVDAEHLPGVVETLPTYRSLLVVFDPLRTTAGAVREALLAAVPRADPSSLPAGRVVELPTAYGGVHGPDLASLAAEVGLTEEAVVAAHTGREYRVYMLGFSPGFPYMGTLPETLRVPRLRSPRTYVPQRTVALAGQQTGVYPVASPGGWRLLGRTPLRIYDPTREPPFLLDAGDRARFVAISAREYDLRAPADESPAPPPVPASPDFVVERGGLWTTVQDFGRPGYRRFGLPQSGAMDPLSLRIANLLLGNSPGAAALECTAPGPRLVAARRTAVAITGADLSPSVNGRPVPGWTAIPLREGDVLEFGAPRAGQWAYVAVPGGIDVPPALGSRATYVRGDLGGYGGRRLADGDLLACERRAPGALLRLPARVRPPVGGACTVRAVLGPQESYFTDAAVGALLEQQFSPGVHADRVGYRLDGPQLGHRSVAELLSDGLMPGAIQVPSGGQAIVIMADGPTAGGYPKIAAIVRADLRLVAQARRGDVVRFRAVRWDEAHLAAREAAAAVASLRLERATD
- the pheA gene encoding prephenate dehydratase, with amino-acid sequence MRVAFQGERGANSEEAVFRVFGEQAEPVPCPDLVQTFDAVVSHRADGAVVPVENSQAGSINETYDLLLGHDLYIVGEYDLRVRHYLMAPPGLALEQITRAYSHPQALAQCDAFLRTHGIEPVVYGDTAGSAKMVAERRPAGAAAIAPRRAADIYRLHVLAEGIETNPNNYTRFLVLDPRPAPRAQRSKTSIVFVVENRPGTLYQAIGAIATRGINVAKIESRPGRQRPWEYVFYLDVDGHVDDDAMRAALADLRRHTSMLRVLGSYPKAEPPAVA